One window of the Rhipicephalus sanguineus isolate Rsan-2018 chromosome 2, BIME_Rsan_1.4, whole genome shotgun sequence genome contains the following:
- the LOC119383501 gene encoding tyramine/octopamine receptor — MTSSAGLLMDTASSTVASRFLYGSVMYDGGQNTTSSRLASFMGDANDSNVTVTLGNSVVDGGVAGGEDAVLSIAVPLPEAVATVLVLSAIVAGTVFGNVLVVLAIFTYRPLRSVQNMFIVSLAVADIAVALLVMPFNVAYSIMGRWVFGLHMCELWLTCDVLCCTASILNLCAIALDRYWAIHDPINYAQKRTLRRVLLSIVLVWGISGLISVPPLIGWNDWPEQFDETSPCQLTEERGYVLYSATGSFFAPLLIMTIVYFKIYLATRRRLRKRAKAVAATLQVKPSALNVLPPATHENSSADSPQTEQSPIDPDLDSVTAIRTDDIPDIRGKTQQNGGNGAANISSSCRATPNVKQYMEERQRISLSKERRAARVLGIVMGVFVLCWLPFFLMYVILPFCPQCSIAPKTVNFITWLGYVNSALNPAIYTVFNNDFRKAFLKILCHRRR, encoded by the exons ATGACCTCCAGTGCGGGCCTCCTCATGGACACAGCCAGCAGCACGGTCGCGTCTCGATTTCTCTACGGCAGCGTCATGTATGACGGGGGCCAAAACACGACCTCATCGCGTCTCGCTTCCTTCATGGGAGACGCCAACGACTCCAACGTGACGGTGACCCTGGGCAACTccgtcgtcgacggcggtgtcgcAGGCGGCGAAGACGCCGTCTTATCAATCGCCGTGCCGCTGCCCGAAGCCGTGGCCACCGTCCTTGTACTCTCGGCAATTGTGGCCGGAACGGTGTTCGGCAACGTACTCGTCGTGCTGGCCATCTTCACCTACAGACCTCTTCGCAGCGTTCAGAACATGTTCATCGTGTCTCTGGCCGTCGCTGACATTGCAGTGGCGCTCCTGGTGATGCCTTTCAACGTGGCCTACTCCATCATGGGTCGCTGGGTGTTCGGCTTGCACATGTGCGAGCTTTGGCTCACCTGCGACGTTCTCTGCTGCACGGCGTCCATCTTGAACCTGTGCGCCATAGCGCTGGACCGCTACTGGGCCATCCACGATCCCATCAACTACGCGCAGAAGCGCACGCTCCGGAGAGTGCTGCTCTCCATAGTGCTGGTGTGGGGGATCAGCGGGCTCATCTCGGTGCCGCCCCTCATTGGTTGGAACGACTGGCCCGAGCAGTTTGACGAGACGTCACCCTGCCAGCTGACCGAGGAACGAGGTTACGTGCTCTACTCGGCCACTGGTTCCTTCTTCGCGCCCCTGCTCATCATGACCATCGTGTACTTCAAGATCTACCTAGCCACCAGGCGACGGCTTCGCAAGCGTGCCAAGGCGGTGGCGGCAACGCTACAG GTGAAGCCTTCAGCGCTAAACGTACTGCCACCTGCAACTCACGAGAACTCGTCCGCGGACTCGCCACAGACCGAACAAAGCCCAATCGATCCGGACCTGGACAGCGTGACCGCGATCCGAACGGACGACATTCCGGACATCCGCGGCAAGACTCAGCAAAACGGCGGCAATGGCGCCGCCAACATAAGCAGCTCGTGCCGGGCCACTCCTAATGTGAAGCAGTACATGGAGGAGCGCCAGCGCATCTCGCTCTCCAAGGAGCGACGGGCGGCCCGCGTGTTGGGCATCGTGATGGGAGTGTTTGTGCTGTGCTGGCTTCCTTTCTTCCTCATGTACGTCATTTTGCCCTTCTGTCCGCAGTGCAGCATCGCACCAAAGACGGTCAACTTCATCACATGGCTCGGTTACGTGAACTCCGCTCTGAACCCCGCGATCTACACCGTGTTCAACAATGACTTTCGCAAGGCCTTCCTCAAGATTCTGTGTCACCGTCGCAGATGA